Genomic DNA from Chloroflexota bacterium:
CACGGCAAGGATTATCATGAGGATGAGCAGAGCTCCTGCTATGATGCCAATGGTCTTCAAATCCCTGAGCATGTAAGGATATGATGGCAAAGCCTGTTGAACAGCAGTCGTTGGTCTCGGTGCTGGGCGAGCAGCAGGTGCTTGTTGAGGCGCTGGACGAGTAGCCGAAACGCTCGCCTCGCTGACCGGTGGTTTCGCTGCTATAGGCATAGACGGACGAGCATAGCGGTGGCTCTTCCTGCCCTTTCTTCCTTTGCCTCCGTGACGAGAACCCTTAGACATTTTCTTCGTGTCTCTCCTTCCACAGATAGTTTGCGGTCTGCTGGGCTAACTCATGATTGAAACCTCGCTGCCTGAGAAAAGCAGTCAGGCCGCGGCTAAAGCTGTCATAATCCGACATGGTAAACCGCCTGGCCCTTTTCTGGGCCGCCTCCCAGGCGCTGGCTTCTTCGTCCACTCCCTGAACCACCTCAGCTATTATATCCTGGGTAATGCCTTTCCTTCTCAGTTCGCTCCGCAGCATCGCTCGGCTGCGAGGACTAAAAGACTCCCGATTCGTTTTCCAAAATTCCGCAAAGGCTACATCATCCACTAACTTTTGTTCTCTTAAACTGCGCAGCACGGCTTGCACAGGCTCAGGGCCGAACCCTTTCTTCTCCAGGTGTCTTCTGACCTCCCACTCGCTTCGAGGGCGGTAGCTAAGATACCGGAGGGCAACATCCAAACAGGATTGGTCATTGGAAGGCAGTCTTCCCTTCATTCCAGCAATGCAGCCGTTTCGTCTTCGGTGGTCAGGGGCTTGGCTGAAGACACAGCCTTAGCTCTGATCTGGCGTTCTATCTCCTGGGCAAGTTCTTGATTCTGCCTCAAGTAATTCTTGACATTCTCACGCCCCTGCCCCAGGCGCTCCTCACCAAAGGAGAAAAAGGCGCCGGTCTTCTTTATTATCCCCATACCTACACCAAGGTCGATGAGATCGCCTTCCTTACTTATGCCATGGGCAAACATGATATCAAATTCCGCCGTTCTAAAAGGTGGGGCCACCTTGTTCTTCACCACCTTGGCCCTGACCCTATTGCCAACGACTTCGCTTCCTGCCTTAATGGAGTCTAGTCGCCTCAGGTCAATCCTCACCGAGCTGTAGAATTTCAGTGCTCTTCCGCCCGGGGTTACTTCAGGATTGCCGAAGAAGACTCCTACCTTCTCCCTCAGTTGGTTGACAAATATGGTGGCCGTGTTCGATTTACTGATAGCGGCAGTCAGCTTTCTGAGGGCCTGGGACATCAGCCTGGCCTGTAGGCCTACCTGGGCATCACCCATGTCCCCTTCTATTTCCGCTCTGGGAACCAGAGCAGCCACCGTATCGATGACGATCACGTCTACTGCCCCGCTCCTTACAAGAGTCTCAGTGATCTCAAGGGCTTGCTCTGCAGTGTCTGGCTGCGATATGTAAAGATCCTCCACCTTAACGCCACAGTGAGCAGCATAGAGGGGATCGAAGGTGTGCTCTACATCTATGTAGGCTGCTATTCCTCCTTTCCTTTGGGCCTGCGATATGATGTGAAAGGCAAGTGTCGATTTCCCAGATGACTCTGGGCCGAAGATCTCGGTCACCCTCCCCCTTGGAATACCACCCACCCCTAGAGCCAGATCCAACGAAAGCGAGCCTGTAGGAATAGTATCCACTGCCAATCGTGCCGCTTCCTCGCCCAGTTTCATCACTGAGCCCTTACCGAACTGTTTTTCGATCTGCTGGATAGCCAGCTCCAGAGCTTTGCCTTTTTCGGTCATCGTCTTTTGCCTCGGTATCATAATAGCACACCGTTCTCCATGTCACAAGACTGTGTTAAACGACATAGTTACGTGCGTATGTTGCAAATCAGAAACTGGAGCATCTCGAGTTCACCATAAAGAGACGGCAGAAGCATCGTTGAATATGAGGCAACGGTTTTGACCTTCGCCAGGACCTGTGCTAGCCTGGGGTGGGGTGGCGATTCCAGCGTATGTGAGGTCGGCAGAAGATCCAGAAGGATGAAGTTTCACATCGGAACATCGGGCTGGGTCTATAATCACTGGCGTGGCCTATTCTATCCTCAGGCGCTAGCTCAAGCGAAGTGGCTTGAGTTCTATAGCCAGCATTTTGATACGGTGGAGCTCAACAACAGCTTCTACCGTCTTCCCTCAGAGAGGGCGTTTGAAGCCTGGCACGACCGCACACCGCCGGGATTTGTTTACACCGTCAAGGTAAGCCGTCTCATCACTCATCTCAAGAAGCTGAGGAATGTGGAGACAGCCCTGGAGACCTTTCTTTCTCGGGCGCGGATCCTGGGTGAAAAGCTTGGCCCCTTGCTGTATCAATTGCCACCTAATATGCCCCGAAATGAAGCTTTGCTACAGGCCTTCCTTGAATTGCTGCCTTGCGACCTGCGCCATGTCGTTGAGTTCCGCAATGAGTCCTGGTTTGACCAAGGAACCTTTGCTCTCTTGCGAAAGCACGGCATCAGCTTTTGCATTTATGATATGCCTGGATTTGTCACCCCCATTGCAGCCACCGCTGACTTCGCGTACATCCGCTTCCATGGTAGCGCTGGCATGTACGAAAGCTGTTATTCTGATAGTGAGATTGAGAAGTGGGCTAACAGGATTGAAGAATTGGGACGGGGCTTGACCTCGATTTATGTCTACTTTAACAACGATTCCCAGGCTTTTGCAGTGCGTAATGCCAAGGCGCTGGCAAGGCGATTGAACGCCGCCATACGGAAGGGCTAGCAGCAAACAGTGAAATGATAGTCTGGCAAAAGGGCGGACTCCGTTTATCGAAGCTCGTTCAAGAAGAAATACCTGAGGTGAAAAGAAATTGGTAAATCAGGCTGTTTATGAAGCATTGAGACAGGTGGCCCGAACTGGCACTGTCACCCACTATAGTGATATAGCTTCCCTGGTGGGTGTGAATTTGAATACAGGGCGGGGTCGAAAAGAGATCGGTTGCGTGCTGGCGGAGGTTTGCCGCAGTGAGGCTCAGCAGGGGCACCCCTTGTTGGGTTCGGTAGTAGTTCGCAAAGATAGCCAGATGCCAGGTAAAGGGTATTTCAGGGGAGCACAGAATCTGGGCAAGTTCCACGGCGGCTCTGATAAGGACAAGCGGGCCTTCTGGCTTCAGGAGCTAAAGAGGGTCCACGACTATTGGGCAGCACATTAGTTCTGCGTAACATGAGACCCTTCGCTGTGCTCAGCGCGACAGCTTACGTAGATGTCATTCTGATCCGCCGCAGGCGGAGAAGAATCTCGGTAGTTACGCGATACTAGGCAGAAGCCTCACGGTAGCTCTGTTGCAGAAGCAGGGCATCATCTTCCAGATTGGGGCTTTCGCAGACTATCAGCC
This window encodes:
- a CDS encoding regulatory protein RecX, which gives rise to MKGRLPSNDQSCLDVALRYLSYRPRSEWEVRRHLEKKGFGPEPVQAVLRSLREQKLVDDVAFAEFWKTNRESFSPRSRAMLRSELRRKGITQDIIAEVVQGVDEEASAWEAAQKRARRFTMSDYDSFSRGLTAFLRQRGFNHELAQQTANYLWKERHEENV
- the recA gene encoding recombinase RecA; amino-acid sequence: MTEKGKALELAIQQIEKQFGKGSVMKLGEEAARLAVDTIPTGSLSLDLALGVGGIPRGRVTEIFGPESSGKSTLAFHIISQAQRKGGIAAYIDVEHTFDPLYAAHCGVKVEDLYISQPDTAEQALEITETLVRSGAVDVIVIDTVAALVPRAEIEGDMGDAQVGLQARLMSQALRKLTAAISKSNTATIFVNQLREKVGVFFGNPEVTPGGRALKFYSSVRIDLRRLDSIKAGSEVVGNRVRAKVVKNKVAPPFRTAEFDIMFAHGISKEGDLIDLGVGMGIIKKTGAFFSFGEERLGQGRENVKNYLRQNQELAQEIERQIRAKAVSSAKPLTTEDETAALLE
- a CDS encoding DUF72 domain-containing protein, whose product is MKFHIGTSGWVYNHWRGLFYPQALAQAKWLEFYSQHFDTVELNNSFYRLPSERAFEAWHDRTPPGFVYTVKVSRLITHLKKLRNVETALETFLSRARILGEKLGPLLYQLPPNMPRNEALLQAFLELLPCDLRHVVEFRNESWFDQGTFALLRKHGISFCIYDMPGFVTPIAATADFAYIRFHGSAGMYESCYSDSEIEKWANRIEELGRGLTSIYVYFNNDSQAFAVRNAKALARRLNAAIRKG
- a CDS encoding MGMT family protein yields the protein MVNQAVYEALRQVARTGTVTHYSDIASLVGVNLNTGRGRKEIGCVLAEVCRSEAQQGHPLLGSVVVRKDSQMPGKGYFRGAQNLGKFHGGSDKDKRAFWLQELKRVHDYWAAH